The following proteins come from a genomic window of Phacochoerus africanus isolate WHEZ1 chromosome 9, ROS_Pafr_v1, whole genome shotgun sequence:
- the HFE gene encoding hereditary hemochromatosis protein isoform X2, producing the protein MGASEPDLGLPLFEALGYVDDQLFVSYNHESRRAEPRAPWLSGKATSQLWLQLSQSLKGWDHMFTVDFWTIMDNHNYSKITKLGVLPESHTLQVILGCEVQADNSTRGFWKYGYDGQDHLEFHPETLDWRAAEPRAWATKLEWEVSKIRAKQNRAYLERDCPEQLRHLLELGRGALDQQAPPLVKVTHHVASAVTTLRCQALNFYPQNITMRWLKDRQPLDAKDIEPRDVLPNGDGTYQSWVALVVLPGEEQRYSCQVEHPGLDQPLTACWEPSLSGTLVIGIISGIAVCVIIFIGILFRILRRRQASRAASGDYVLAECE; encoded by the exons ATGGGCGCCTCGGAGCCAGATCTCGGGCTGCCCCTGTTTGAGGCCTTGGGCTACGTGGACGACCAGCTGTTTGTGTCCTACAATCACGAGAGTCGCCGTGCAGAGCCTCGTGCCCCCTGGCTCTCGGGTAAGGCCACCAgccagctgtggctgcagctgagCCAGAGCCTGAAAGGGTGGGATCACATGTTCACCGTGGACTTCTGGACCATCATGGACAACCACAACTACAGCAAGA TAACGAAGCTGGGAGTGTTGCCAGAGTCCCACACCCTGCAGGTGATCCTGGGCTGTGAAGTGCAAGCGGACAACAGCACCAGAGGGTTCTGGAAGTATGGGTACGATGGGCAGGACCACCTGGAGTTCCACCCTGAGACGCTGGACTGGAGGGcggcagagcccagggcctgggccacCAAGCTGGAGTGGGAAGTCAGCAAGATCCGGGCCAAGCAGAACAGAGCCTACCTGGAGCGGGACTGCCCGGAGCAGCTGCGGCACTTgctggagctggggagaggggctcTGGACCAGCAAG cGCCTCCTTTGGTGAAGGTGACTCATCATGTGGCCTCTGCGGTGACCACTCTACGCTGTCAGGCTCTGAACTTCTACCCCCAGAACATCACCATGAGGTGGCTGAAGGACAGGCAGCCACTGGATGCCAAGGACATTGAGCCCAGGGATGTGCTGCCCAACGGGGATGGGACCTACCAGAGCTGGGTGGCTTTGGTGGTGCTCCCCGGGGAGGagcagagatacagctgccaggtGGAGCACCCAGGCCTGGATCAGCCCCTCACTGCCTGCTGGG AGCCCTCGCTGTCTGGCACCCTGGTCATTGGAATCATCAGTGGGATTGCTGTTTGTGTCATCATCTTTATTGGAATTTTGTTCAGAATCTTAAGGAGAAGGCAGGCTTCAA GAGCAGCCTCGGGGGACTATGTCTTAGCCGAATGTGAATGA
- the H1-6 gene encoding histone H1t — protein MAETAPAAPADSVPASVEKPPAKKRGKKPVGLTGTNRKAPSASVSKLITEALSVSQERAGMSLAALKKALAAAGYDVEKNNSRIKLGLKSLVGKGILVQTRGTGASGSFKLSKKAAPEPRKGKVKKPASAKTKKLVLSRDSKSPKSAKANKRAKKSRTTAAQKAARSGRKTKDAKVKQQRKSPAKARVAKPKAGNPKLTQQKTNPRKATNRK, from the coding sequence ATGGCCGAGACAGCTCCTGCTGCTCCAGCCGATTCAGTTCCTGCTTCCGTGGAGAAACCTCCAGCTAAGAAACGGGGCAAGAAGCCGGTTGGCTTGACCGGTACAAATCGGAAGGCTCCTAGCGCTTCAGTGTCCAAGTTGATAACCGAGGCCCTTTCGGTTTCTCAGGAGAGAGCTGGCATGTCCCTGGCAGCGTTGAAGAAGGCCTTGGCAGCCGCTGGCTACGATGTGGAGAAGAACAATAGCCGTATAAAGCTGGGTCTCAAGAGTCTGGTGGGCAAGGGGATCCTGGTGCAGACCAGGGGCACCGGTGCATCAGGCTCTTTCAAACTCAGCAAGAAAGCCGCTCCTGAGCCCAGAAAGGGCAAGGTCAAAAAGCCAGCTTCTGCGAAGACCAAGAAGCTGGTCTTATCCAGAGACTCCAAGTCTCCAAAGAGCGCCAAGGCTAATAAGAGAGCCAAGAAGTCGAGAACAACCGCCGCTCAGAAAGCTGCTAGGAGCGGCCGGAAGACCAAAGACGCCAAGGTGAAACAACAACGGAAAAGCCCAGCGAAGGCCAGAGTAGCGAAGCCCAAGGCTGGGAATCCTAAATTAACCCAGCAGAAAACTAATCCTAGGAAAGCAACAAACAGGAAGTAA
- the H1-2 gene encoding histone H1.2 — protein MSETAPAAPAAAPPAEKTPVKKKAAKKPAGARRKASGPPVSELITKAVAASKERSGVSLAALKKALAAAGYDVEKNNSRIKLGLKSLVSKGTLVQTKGTGASGSFKLNKKAATGEAKPKAKKSGAAKPKKSAGAAKKPKKATGSAAPKKAAKKTPKKAKKPAAAAVTKKVAKSPKKAKAAKPKKAAKSAAKAVKPKAAKPKVAKPKKAAPKKK, from the coding sequence ATGTCGGAGACTGCTCCTGCCGCTCCCGCCGCCGCGCCTCCTGCGGAGAAGACCCCGGTCAAGAAGAAGGCCGCCAAGAAGCCTGCTGGGGCGCGCCGTAAGGCGTCCGGACCCCCGGTGTCCGAGCTCATCACCAAGGCTGTCGCTGCCTCCAAGGAGCGCAGCGGCGTGTCCCTGGCTGCGCTCAAGAAGGCACTGGCGGCTGCTGGCTACGATGTGGAGAAGAACAACAGCCGCATCAAGCTGGGTCTCAAGAGCCTGGTGAGCAAGGGCACCTTGGTACAGACCAAGGGCACTGGGGCTTCTGGCTCCTTTAAGCTCAACAAGAAGGCGGCCACCGGTGAGGCCAAGCCCAAGGCCAAGAAGTCGGGCGCGGCCAAGCCCAAAAAAAGTGCTGGGGCAGCCAAGAAGCCCAAGAAGGCCACGGGCTCGGCCGCCCCGAAAAAAGCCGCTAAGAAGACCCCGAAGAAGGCGAAGAAGCCGGCCGCAGCTGCTGTGACCAAGAAAGTGGCCAAGAGCCCAAAGAAAGCTAAGGCTGCCAAACCTAAGAAGGCTGCCAAGAGCGCGGCTAAGGCAGTGAAGCCCAAGGCCGCCAAGCCCAAGGTTGCAAAGCCGAAGAAGGCTGCACCCAAAAAGAAGTAG
- the LOC125136309 gene encoding histone H2B type 1-C/E/F/G/I, whose product MPEPAKSAPAPKKGSKKAVTKAQKKDGKKRKRSRKESYSVYVYKVLKQVHPDTGISSKAMGIMNSFVNDIFERIAGEASRLAHYNKRSTITSREIQTAVRLLLPGELAKHAVSEGTKAVTKYTSSK is encoded by the coding sequence aTGCCTGAGCCAGCGAAGTCCGCTCCCGCTCCGAAGAAGGGCTCCAAGAAGGCGGTCACCAAAGCCCAGAAAAAGGACGGTAAGAAGCGAAAGCGCAGCCGCAAGGAGAGCTATTCGGTGTACGTGTACAAGGTGCTGAAGCAGGTCCACCCGGACACCGGCATCTCGTCCAAAGCCATGGGCATCATGAACTCGTTTGTCAACGACATTTTCGAGCGCATCGCCGGCGAGGCCTCGCGGCTGGCGCATTACAACAAGCGCTCGACCATCACGTCCCGGGAGATCCAGACGGCCGTGCGCTTATTGCTTCCAGGGGAGCTGGCCAAGCACGCCGTGTCTGAGGGCACCAAGGCTGTCACCAAGTATACCAGCTCCAAATAA
- the LOC125136303 gene encoding histone H2A type 1-C, which yields MSGRGKQGGKARAKAKSRSSRAGLQFPVGRVHRLLRKGNYAERVGAGAPVYLAAVLEYLTAEILELAGNAARDNKKTRIIPRHLQLAIRNDEELNKLLGRVTIAQGGVLPNIQAVLLPKKTESHHKAKGK from the coding sequence aTGTCAGGACGTGGCAAACAAGGAGGAAAGGCTCGGGCCAAGGCCAAGTCTCGTTCCTCGCGCGCCGGACTCCAGTTCCCGGTGGGCAGAGTGCACCGCCTGCTTCGCAAAGGCAACTACGCCGAGCGGGTGGGCGCTGGCGCTCCGGTGTATCTGGCGGCGGTGTTGGAGTATCTGACAGCTGAGATCCTGGAGTTGGCTGGCAACGCGGCTCGCGATAACAAGAAGACCCGCATTATCCCGCGCCACCTGCAGCTGGCCATCCGCAACGACGAAGAGCTCAATAAGCTACTGGGCCGCGTGACCATCGCTCAGGGCGGCGTCCTGCCCAACATCCAGGCCGTGCTGCTGCCCAAGAAGACCGAGAGCCACCACAAGGCCAAGGGCAAGTGA
- the HFE gene encoding hereditary hemochromatosis protein isoform X1 — protein sequence MGPQARPALLLLILLRTVATQERAPRPHSLLFLFMGASEPDLGLPLFEALGYVDDQLFVSYNHESRRAEPRAPWLSGKATSQLWLQLSQSLKGWDHMFTVDFWTIMDNHNYSKITKLGVLPESHTLQVILGCEVQADNSTRGFWKYGYDGQDHLEFHPETLDWRAAEPRAWATKLEWEVSKIRAKQNRAYLERDCPEQLRHLLELGRGALDQQAPPLVKVTHHVASAVTTLRCQALNFYPQNITMRWLKDRQPLDAKDIEPRDVLPNGDGTYQSWVALVVLPGEEQRYSCQVEHPGLDQPLTACWEPSLSGTLVIGIISGIAVCVIIFIGILFRILRRRQASRAASGDYVLAECE from the exons ATGGGCCCACAAGCCCGGCCGGCGCTTCTGCTCCTGATCCTCCTGCGGACCGTGGCCACGCAGGAGCGAGCGCCGC GGCCACACTCCTTGCTCTTCCTCTTCATGGGCGCCTCGGAGCCAGATCTCGGGCTGCCCCTGTTTGAGGCCTTGGGCTACGTGGACGACCAGCTGTTTGTGTCCTACAATCACGAGAGTCGCCGTGCAGAGCCTCGTGCCCCCTGGCTCTCGGGTAAGGCCACCAgccagctgtggctgcagctgagCCAGAGCCTGAAAGGGTGGGATCACATGTTCACCGTGGACTTCTGGACCATCATGGACAACCACAACTACAGCAAGA TAACGAAGCTGGGAGTGTTGCCAGAGTCCCACACCCTGCAGGTGATCCTGGGCTGTGAAGTGCAAGCGGACAACAGCACCAGAGGGTTCTGGAAGTATGGGTACGATGGGCAGGACCACCTGGAGTTCCACCCTGAGACGCTGGACTGGAGGGcggcagagcccagggcctgggccacCAAGCTGGAGTGGGAAGTCAGCAAGATCCGGGCCAAGCAGAACAGAGCCTACCTGGAGCGGGACTGCCCGGAGCAGCTGCGGCACTTgctggagctggggagaggggctcTGGACCAGCAAG cGCCTCCTTTGGTGAAGGTGACTCATCATGTGGCCTCTGCGGTGACCACTCTACGCTGTCAGGCTCTGAACTTCTACCCCCAGAACATCACCATGAGGTGGCTGAAGGACAGGCAGCCACTGGATGCCAAGGACATTGAGCCCAGGGATGTGCTGCCCAACGGGGATGGGACCTACCAGAGCTGGGTGGCTTTGGTGGTGCTCCCCGGGGAGGagcagagatacagctgccaggtGGAGCACCCAGGCCTGGATCAGCCCCTCACTGCCTGCTGGG AGCCCTCGCTGTCTGGCACCCTGGTCATTGGAATCATCAGTGGGATTGCTGTTTGTGTCATCATCTTTATTGGAATTTTGTTCAGAATCTTAAGGAGAAGGCAGGCTTCAA GAGCAGCCTCGGGGGACTATGTCTTAGCCGAATGTGAATGA